One segment of Neisseria mucosa DNA contains the following:
- a CDS encoding glycogen/starch/alpha-glucan phosphorylase produces MAKQKLPISGYDYVMPKPDAETIRKSIVYKLIFILGVDPKEATSHQWLNAAMLAARDLIAEDFLKTRRAHIDNSKRMVYYLSMEFLLGRAFVNALINEGVYAEFEEAFKQLGKEFADVCEQEEDPGLGNGGLGRLAACFLDSLATLRIPAMGYGIRYQYGMFKQEIVDGQQVEKPDLWLDQDLAWQFARPNKQYSVRFGGQVLNLGNKKEWQPSEEISAWAYDEIIPGYGGECANPLRLWAAHAGNLFDLADFNRGDYASAVRAQNSDENISRVLYPNDSTDSGRELRLKQEYFLVSASVQDIVARHKCRFPSIRTLADEVAIHLNDTHPVLAIPELMRILIDEEGIEWTEAWNMCCKIFSYTNHTLMSEALETWQVDLMGRLLPRHLDIIFEINAYFLNALRAIGNFDDDFVRRVSIIDETHGRRVRMAWLAVIGSHKVNGVAKIHSDLMTTSIFADFAKVFPERFTNVTNGVTPRRWINIANPGLTKFLDKHLGNEDWRLHLDNLTKLNDKVDDASVQAEFGAVKKAAKERLAKYIETELGIKVNTDALFDIQIKRIHEYKRQALNVMHIVDRYNKILENPDFDWQPRVFIFAGKAASAYYMAKKIIRLINDVAKVINNDTRIRDLIKVVFIPNYSVSLAQIIIPAADLHEQISLAGTEASGTSNMKFALNGALCMGTLDGANVEILEKVGADNCFIFGNTVEQVEEIRRNGYDPLSYIERDSDLRRVVNQISQGTFSPEEPNRYNDVLQPYGDFYQLMADFRSYIDTQYKADEHYRNVSAWRKSALINIANMGFFSSDRSIADYCRDIWYIKPLSEKELPGKN; encoded by the coding sequence ATGGCTAAGCAAAAACTCCCCATCTCCGGCTACGATTACGTTATGCCCAAACCGGATGCAGAAACCATCCGCAAGTCCATTGTTTACAAGTTGATTTTCATCTTGGGCGTCGATCCTAAAGAAGCAACTTCACACCAATGGCTCAATGCCGCCATGTTGGCCGCACGCGACCTGATTGCCGAGGATTTCCTCAAAACACGCCGCGCCCACATCGACAACAGCAAACGCATGGTTTATTACCTGTCTATGGAATTCCTGCTCGGCCGTGCGTTTGTCAATGCGCTGATTAACGAAGGCGTTTATGCCGAGTTTGAAGAAGCCTTCAAGCAACTGGGCAAAGAATTTGCCGATGTCTGCGAACAAGAAGAAGATCCGGGTTTGGGTAACGGCGGTTTGGGCCGTCTGGCCGCCTGCTTCCTCGACTCATTGGCAACCCTGCGCATTCCTGCCATGGGCTACGGTATCCGTTACCAATACGGTATGTTCAAACAAGAAATCGTGGACGGCCAACAAGTCGAAAAACCCGATTTGTGGCTCGACCAAGATTTGGCATGGCAGTTTGCCCGTCCGAACAAACAATATTCCGTCCGTTTCGGCGGCCAAGTATTGAACTTGGGCAACAAAAAAGAATGGCAGCCGAGCGAAGAAATTTCCGCTTGGGCATACGATGAAATTATTCCGGGCTATGGCGGCGAATGTGCCAACCCATTACGCTTGTGGGCTGCACACGCAGGCAACCTGTTCGACCTTGCCGACTTCAACCGAGGCGACTATGCCTCTGCCGTTCGCGCACAAAACAGCGACGAAAACATCTCGCGCGTCCTCTATCCTAACGACTCTACCGATTCCGGCCGCGAATTGCGCCTGAAGCAAGAATACTTCTTGGTTTCTGCTTCCGTTCAAGATATTGTTGCACGCCACAAATGCCGTTTCCCAAGCATCCGCACGCTGGCGGACGAAGTCGCCATCCACTTGAACGACACCCATCCGGTACTCGCCATTCCAGAATTGATGCGCATCCTGATTGACGAAGAGGGCATCGAATGGACTGAAGCATGGAATATGTGCTGTAAGATTTTCTCTTACACCAACCACACATTGATGAGCGAAGCCTTGGAAACCTGGCAGGTTGACCTGATGGGCCGTCTGCTGCCGCGCCATTTGGACATCATCTTTGAAATCAACGCCTACTTCCTCAATGCCTTACGCGCCATCGGCAACTTCGACGACGACTTTGTCCGCCGCGTATCCATCATTGACGAAACCCACGGCCGTCGCGTCCGCATGGCATGGCTTGCCGTGATCGGTTCGCACAAAGTTAATGGCGTGGCCAAAATCCACTCCGATTTGATGACCACATCCATTTTCGCCGACTTTGCCAAAGTATTCCCGGAACGCTTTACCAACGTAACCAACGGCGTAACCCCGCGCCGCTGGATCAACATCGCCAACCCGGGCCTGACCAAATTCTTGGACAAACATCTGGGCAACGAAGACTGGCGTCTGCATTTGGACAACCTGACCAAGCTCAACGACAAAGTGGACGATGCCTCCGTACAGGCAGAATTCGGCGCAGTGAAAAAAGCCGCCAAAGAGCGCCTCGCCAAATACATCGAAACCGAGCTGGGCATCAAGGTTAATACCGATGCACTTTTCGACATCCAAATCAAACGTATCCACGAGTACAAACGTCAAGCGTTGAACGTGATGCATATCGTCGACCGTTACAACAAAATCCTAGAAAACCCGGATTTCGATTGGCAGCCGCGCGTGTTCATCTTTGCCGGTAAAGCCGCTTCCGCCTATTACATGGCGAAGAAAATCATCCGACTGATTAACGACGTTGCCAAAGTCATCAACAACGACACCCGTATCCGCGACCTGATTAAAGTTGTATTCATCCCGAACTACAGCGTCAGCCTCGCCCAAATCATCATCCCGGCCGCCGATTTGCACGAACAAATCTCACTGGCGGGTACAGAAGCATCCGGCACCAGCAACATGAAATTCGCCCTCAACGGCGCGCTTTGCATGGGTACGCTGGACGGCGCGAACGTCGAAATTTTGGAAAAAGTCGGCGCGGACAACTGCTTTATCTTCGGTAACACCGTCGAGCAAGTTGAAGAAATCCGCCGCAACGGTTACGACCCGTTGAGCTATATCGAGCGAGACAGCGACCTGCGCCGCGTCGTCAACCAAATCAGCCAAGGCACTTTCTCTCCGGAAGAGCCAAATCGCTACAACGACGTGTTGCAACCATACGGCGACTTCTATCAACTGATGGCCGATTTCCGCAGCTACATCGATACGCAATACAAAGCGGACGAACACTACCGCAACGTATCCGCATGGCGCAAATCAGCCTTGATCAACATTGCCAACATGGGCTTCTTCTCATCCGACCGCTCCATCGCCGACTACTGCCGCGATATTTGGTACATCAAACCATTGAGCGAAAAAGAATTGCCCGGCAAAAATTAA